From the genome of Nicotiana sylvestris chromosome 2, ASM39365v2, whole genome shotgun sequence, one region includes:
- the LOC138886188 gene encoding uncharacterized protein, whose translation MANQVNIGALFQEGTSQVRPPYFNGQYFSHWKVRMEIYAKDYDVKVWRVIKKGNYPLPAATPPLVDPEHIDLYTKEQMKVVQVNNKAINLLYNAISNEEYEKIYSCETTKEMWDKLEVTFEGTNKVKETHINMLVHDYKLFSMKEGESIEEMFPRFSKIISDLKAFGKPYTSGDQVRKILRSLPTTWQTKVPLES comes from the coding sequence atggcaaATCAAGTTAACATAGGAGCTCTCTTCCAggaaggaacttcacaagttagGCCACCATACTTTAATGGACAATATTTCTCTCACTGGAAAGTGCGTATGGAGATCTATGCCAAGGATTATGACGTTAAAGTTTGGAgagtcatcaaaaaggggaactaTCCCTTACCAGCTGCTACTCCACCACTTGTTGATCCTGAACATATAGATTTATAtacaaaagagcaaatgaaagTGGTACAAGTTAACAACAAAGCGATAAATCTGCTTTACAATGCTATAAGTAATGAAGAATATGAGAAAATCTATAGTTGTGAAACAACCAAAGAAATGTGGGACAAGCTCGAGGTTACATTTGAAGGAACCAACAAAGTAAAGGAAACACATATCAATATGTTGGTTCATGATTACAAACTCTTCTCAATGAAAGAAGGAGAATCTATTGAAGAGATGTTTCCCAGGttcagcaaaataattagcgATCTAAAAGCATTCGGCAAGCCATATACTAGTGGTGATCAAGTCAGAAAAATTCTCAGAAGCCTGCCAACCACTTGGCAAACCAAAGTACCACTTGAATCGTAG